From bacterium:
CAGATGACCCCGCAGGACATGAAGACCTTGAGCCGGGCCGATGTCCTGGTGGCCAACGGTGCGGGGATGGAGTCATTCCTGGCCAAGGTCACCAGTCAAAACCCAAAGCTGACGGTGATAGATGCCAGCCGGGGCATTGATCTGATCGTTTCTCAGGGAACGCCCAATCCTCACATATTCGCAGGCATCTCAGGAGCCATGGACCAGGTGCGAAACATCGAGGCCGGAATGGAAAAAGCCGATCCGGCGCAAGCCAAGCAATACCGTAAAAATGCCGGGATCTATCTGGCCCGGCTGGATTCTCTGAAAAACAGGATGCACCTGGCTCTCCGGGACGTTAAAAACAGGGACATTATAACCTTTCACGAAGCCTTCCCCTATTTCGCCCGGGAGTTCGGCCTGAACATCCTGGCAGTGATAGAAAGGGAGCCGGGGTCGGAACCCAGCGCCGGGGATCTGGCCCAGACCATCGGGATCATCCGGAAAAACAAGGTCCAAGCAATTTTTGCCGAGCCCCAGTATCCGGCCAAATCGGCCGAGGCCATAGCCCGGGAGACCGGGGCCAAGGTGTACACCCTGGATCCGGCGGTCACCGGACCGATGGAACCTGATGCCTATATCAAGGCCATGGAGAAGAACCTGGAGGTGCTGCGGGAAGCTCTGCGATAAAGTCCATTAATCATCAAAACATAAAACAAGGAAAACTGCTTTGAACAACGAGATCACCATGCTGGCGATAACCGCCGCCTCCCTGGGGTTCATC
This genomic window contains:
- a CDS encoding zinc ABC transporter substrate-binding protein, translated to MRNKIPIFLAMAMAMSGCLKKEESARLTVVTSFYPMYVMTANIVKDVPGVELASLAPPFSGCLHDYQMTPQDMKTLSRADVLVANGAGMESFLAKVTSQNPKLTVIDASRGIDLIVSQGTPNPHIFAGISGAMDQVRNIEAGMEKADPAQAKQYRKNAGIYLARLDSLKNRMHLALRDVKNRDIITFHEAFPYFAREFGLNILAVIEREPGSEPSAGDLAQTIGIIRKNKVQAIFAEPQYPAKSAEAIARETGAKVYTLDPAVTGPMEPDAYIKAMEKNLEVLREALR